The following proteins are encoded in a genomic region of Mahella australiensis 50-1 BON:
- the cdaA gene encoding diadenylate cyclase CdaA, with protein sequence MWQQVLNAVSLFRIRDLIDILIIAYIAYRILMLIKETRAEQVLKGLVILLISTQLSEWLGLNTVNWLLRNAMTVGVIALLIVFQPELRRALEHIGRAGLINISSFMPSENDYGDTIEEIVKTVQSLSKDKIGALIIIAGKTGLNEIIETGIRVDGKVSSELLSNIFVPNTPLHDGAVIIKDDRVIAAGCFLPLTDRQDINKQLGTRHRAAIGVSEVSDALAIVVSEETGVISIAREGKLTRYLDSKMLRDVLVQMYAPSHETKAFNWRIWREWREKHGQNMGDDEK encoded by the coding sequence ATGTGGCAACAAGTCTTAAATGCGGTATCATTATTTCGCATAAGAGACCTTATAGATATATTGATAATAGCCTATATAGCATATAGGATACTTATGCTCATAAAAGAAACGAGGGCGGAGCAGGTGCTCAAGGGCCTCGTTATATTGCTAATATCCACCCAATTAAGCGAATGGTTGGGGCTTAATACTGTAAACTGGTTACTTAGAAATGCTATGACTGTCGGTGTTATAGCCCTGCTTATAGTATTTCAGCCCGAGCTCAGAAGGGCGTTGGAGCACATAGGTCGAGCTGGGCTTATAAACATTTCGTCGTTTATGCCCAGTGAGAACGATTATGGTGATACTATAGAAGAAATAGTCAAAACCGTGCAGAGTTTATCCAAGGATAAAATAGGAGCACTCATTATCATAGCAGGCAAAACGGGCCTGAATGAGATCATAGAAACAGGTATCAGGGTGGATGGGAAAGTCTCATCCGAACTGTTGAGTAACATATTTGTGCCTAACACGCCTTTACACGATGGTGCTGTTATTATAAAAGATGATCGCGTAATAGCGGCGGGATGTTTTTTGCCATTGACTGATAGGCAGGATATAAACAAACAGCTCGGTACACGTCATAGAGCGGCGATAGGTGTCTCAGAGGTCAGCGATGCATTAGCTATAGTGGTTTCGGAGGAGACCGGCGTTATATCTATTGCGCGTGAAGGTAAGCTTACCCGATATCTGGATTCCAAAATGTTAAGGGACGTATTGGTTCAAATGTATGCTCCGAGTCACGAAACAAAAGC
- a CDS encoding heme NO-binding domain-containing protein, which produces MCLNNMKGTVVSTWISTLRELYGEDAVNAALERLGWDANRIIAPLDDIADEQAKAIIEHVAHDVGREPANVWRDLGRHNIYTFSKWFPSYFERSSLKGFLLMMDAVHAQLTKMIRGAKPPRLICTEITPDQIDMEYISKRGLFDYFLGLLEGSAAFFNEQLDFNIIETGKRNDLHYMKVRLKFQKNYEEIKSYNISRFLSFGIFNDVNLKSGFITGIATFATSWLFPGLSVGQRVMYGIVMAVIGYIVSRIVMGPMKLIEDEMDKLAQLDFSHAVLLHSHDNFQRLMDKINTVKSNITKDMVFLKGGTDDMYNFARNFSDIAMDMKGVSDTISDVVQDVANGAVYQADETVNAVGILDNDIRDINQLAEQEENSREQLERAVENIQTSSQNVRHVSDVLVEVKDNFSAVNEQSANLVQSADDILQISAAVEDIAEKINLLSLNASIEAARAGEAGKGFAVVAGEVRKLAETSKRSAQSISSSLQLFVQQINNLAEQIAAQFHQIDESNELLQDASSDTMNAADNIQAVSQQIASLVDRLFNETKQLSKVFDNIQSLAAIAEQNSASSEEMSANVTTYSNKIKELMDYINQLEELTASFKEQLEEYRI; this is translated from the coding sequence ATGTGCCTCAATAATATGAAGGGTACTGTCGTATCTACGTGGATATCCACGCTAAGGGAATTATACGGTGAAGACGCCGTAAACGCTGCTTTAGAGCGGCTTGGCTGGGATGCAAATAGGATCATAGCTCCTTTGGATGATATAGCTGATGAGCAAGCCAAGGCGATCATAGAGCATGTAGCCCATGATGTGGGCAGAGAGCCCGCAAATGTGTGGCGCGATTTAGGGCGTCATAATATATACACATTTTCCAAATGGTTTCCATCGTATTTCGAACGCAGCAGCTTAAAGGGCTTTTTACTGATGATGGATGCCGTCCATGCCCAGTTGACTAAGATGATACGAGGTGCCAAACCTCCGCGTCTAATATGTACAGAGATAACGCCGGATCAGATTGATATGGAGTATATATCTAAAAGAGGATTGTTCGATTATTTTCTGGGCTTATTAGAAGGCAGCGCCGCTTTCTTTAATGAACAATTGGACTTCAATATAATAGAAACTGGCAAAAGGAATGATCTACATTATATGAAGGTTAGGTTGAAATTCCAAAAGAACTATGAAGAGATAAAATCATATAATATAAGCCGTTTCCTTTCATTTGGGATATTCAATGACGTAAATCTCAAATCAGGGTTTATTACAGGTATAGCAACTTTTGCTACATCATGGTTATTTCCCGGGTTATCTGTTGGGCAAAGGGTTATGTATGGGATTGTTATGGCAGTAATAGGTTACATAGTTTCACGTATAGTGATGGGTCCTATGAAACTCATAGAAGATGAGATGGATAAATTAGCACAACTGGATTTCAGCCATGCTGTGTTGTTGCATAGCCATGATAATTTTCAGCGCTTAATGGATAAAATAAATACAGTTAAATCTAATATAACCAAAGATATGGTATTCTTAAAGGGCGGTACTGATGATATGTATAATTTCGCCAGGAACTTCTCTGATATAGCCATGGATATGAAAGGCGTTTCCGATACTATATCGGATGTAGTGCAGGACGTAGCCAACGGAGCGGTTTACCAAGCCGACGAAACGGTTAATGCCGTTGGTATATTGGATAACGATATAAGGGATATAAACCAATTGGCTGAACAAGAAGAGAACAGTAGAGAACAATTGGAGAGGGCCGTAGAAAACATTCAGACTTCATCGCAAAATGTTCGTCATGTATCGGATGTATTGGTGGAAGTAAAGGATAATTTCTCAGCGGTGAACGAACAAAGTGCGAATTTGGTTCAAAGTGCCGATGATATATTACAGATAAGCGCTGCTGTAGAGGATATAGCCGAGAAAATTAACTTATTATCATTGAATGCTTCTATAGAAGCGGCAAGGGCGGGGGAAGCCGGCAAGGGTTTTGCTGTGGTTGCCGGAGAGGTTAGGAAATTGGCGGAAACATCCAAGCGTTCGGCTCAAAGCATAAGCAGCAGTTTACAACTGTTTGTGCAACAGATCAATAACCTGGCAGAGCAGATCGCCGCTCAATTTCATCAGATCGATGAAAGCAATGAGTTGCTGCAAGATGCTTCCAGCGATACTATGAACGCCGCCGATAATATACAGGCTGTATCGCAGCAGATTGCTTCTTTAGTAGATAGGTTGTTTAACGAGACCAAACAGTTAAGCAAGGTTTTTGATAATATACAATCGTTAGCTGCTATAGCCGAGCAAAATTCTGCCTCTTCAGAAGAAATGAGCGCTAATGTTACTACATATTCCAATAAGATAAAGGAATTGATGGACTATATAAATCAGCTTGAGGAGCTCACGGCCAGTTTCAAAGAACAGCTTGAAGAATATCGTATCTAA
- a CDS encoding type II toxin-antitoxin system PemK/MazF family toxin, translated as MIVKRGDLFYADLSPVVGSEQGGVRPVLVVQNDIGNKYSPTVIVAAITSQINKAKLPTHVEISASDYGLPKDSVILLEQIRTIDKKRLREKIGYLSAETMKKVDEALQISFGLIEL; from the coding sequence ATGATTGTAAAGCGAGGAGATTTGTTTTATGCCGATCTAAGCCCTGTGGTTGGTTCCGAGCAGGGCGGAGTTCGGCCGGTGTTGGTAGTGCAGAACGATATAGGTAATAAATATAGCCCTACTGTCATAGTAGCAGCCATAACATCGCAGATCAATAAAGCGAAATTGCCCACGCATGTGGAAATAAGCGCTTCTGATTACGGTTTACCTAAAGATTCCGTAATACTCTTAGAACAAATACGTACCATAGACAAAAAACGCTTAAGAGAAAAAATAGGCTATCTTTCGGCTGAGACTATGAAAAAAGTGGACGAAGCATTACAGATAAGCTTTGGCCTTATAGAATTATGA
- a CDS encoding CopG family ribbon-helix-helix protein, with translation MSVSKKILVSLPDSLLKEVDEIVAMEKKNRSEFIREAMKLYIRERQKIEIKEQMIKGYQDMARINEDMAEIGVKADNYALNAYESFIGGE, from the coding sequence ATGTCGGTTTCCAAAAAGATACTAGTTAGCCTGCCCGATAGTCTATTGAAAGAGGTAGACGAGATTGTGGCTATGGAGAAGAAGAACAGAAGTGAATTTATAAGAGAAGCTATGAAGCTTTATATAAGAGAAAGGCAGAAGATAGAGATAAAAGAGCAAATGATTAAGGGTTATCAGGATATGGCCAGGATAAATGAGGATATGGCCGAGATCGGTGTCAAGGCCGACAATTATGCCCTTAACGCGTATGAAAGCTTTATTGGCGGAGAGTGA
- a CDS encoding bifunctional ADP-dependent NAD(P)H-hydrate dehydratase/NAD(P)H-hydrate epimerase produces MKAVMAQQMRSIDRTAIERYGIPGIVLMENAALAVVNRVMRRIQHHNDRRAAIVCGGGNNGGDGLAVARHLHQHGLNVKLYLLTNSSKFKGDAAVNFNIIKNSGVPYMQLDDEYALHEFYADIKNTDVIIDAIFGTGIKGEVTDLSADVINAINESSGYVISVDMPSGINSDTGEVCGCAVIADETVTFVLPKIGQIVYPGKKHVGRLSIADICIPRAAIDDEDISAGYITVDDIALPVREADSHKGDYGHVLVVGGSVGFSGAPIMAAKAAMRSGAGMVTAVVPYGIYNAAAASAQEVMIKPVTDDGVGRISAKALADILTLAQKADVMVIGPGMQVYDEIFCILRNIIDSIDIPIIVDADGLNAIAQQKDLLKNSKGNIILTPHPGEMSRLTGLPIGQIQCQRIDIARDFARQHNVVMVLKGAATVTACPSGWTYINSTGNAGMATAGSGDVLTGVIAAMACQYRCFDKASYIGAFIHGLAGDKAVENKGMHGLVAGDIIEMIPAAIKYIYNH; encoded by the coding sequence ATGAAAGCTGTGATGGCTCAACAGATGCGCTCTATAGACAGAACGGCAATAGAGCGTTACGGTATACCCGGTATAGTACTTATGGAAAATGCTGCTTTGGCTGTTGTGAACAGGGTGATGAGACGTATTCAACATCATAACGACCGTCGCGCTGCCATTGTATGTGGCGGGGGCAATAATGGAGGCGATGGTTTAGCAGTAGCCAGGCATCTTCATCAACATGGGTTAAACGTGAAGCTTTATCTTTTGACCAATTCTTCTAAATTTAAAGGCGATGCCGCTGTAAATTTTAATATCATTAAGAATTCGGGCGTACCTTATATGCAATTAGACGATGAGTATGCCTTGCATGAATTTTACGCCGATATAAAGAATACCGACGTGATTATCGATGCAATATTCGGTACTGGTATCAAAGGAGAGGTAACGGACTTATCTGCCGATGTAATAAACGCCATAAATGAATCATCCGGCTATGTGATATCCGTCGATATGCCGTCGGGCATAAACAGTGATACCGGCGAGGTATGCGGATGTGCGGTGATAGCCGATGAAACCGTAACGTTCGTATTGCCCAAAATAGGCCAGATTGTCTATCCGGGTAAAAAGCATGTGGGGCGTTTGAGTATAGCTGATATATGCATACCGAGGGCTGCTATAGATGATGAGGATATAAGCGCTGGATACATAACTGTCGATGATATAGCTTTGCCTGTGCGTGAAGCTGACAGTCATAAAGGCGATTACGGTCACGTACTGGTGGTAGGAGGTTCTGTTGGGTTTTCCGGCGCGCCGATCATGGCCGCTAAAGCTGCTATGAGAAGTGGAGCGGGTATGGTTACTGCGGTTGTACCGTATGGTATATACAATGCGGCAGCGGCTTCGGCACAGGAGGTTATGATAAAACCTGTAACTGATGATGGTGTGGGTAGAATTTCCGCCAAAGCTTTAGCTGACATACTTACCTTGGCACAAAAAGCCGATGTCATGGTTATAGGTCCAGGTATGCAGGTCTATGATGAAATTTTTTGTATTTTGAGGAATATTATCGACTCTATTGATATACCTATAATAGTAGATGCCGATGGATTAAACGCCATCGCTCAACAAAAAGATTTGCTTAAGAACAGTAAAGGTAATATTATTTTGACACCACACCCGGGTGAGATGAGCCGTCTGACCGGTCTGCCTATTGGGCAGATCCAATGCCAGCGCATTGATATAGCCAGGGATTTTGCTCGTCAACATAATGTTGTAATGGTGCTGAAGGGCGCAGCTACCGTAACAGCTTGCCCGAGCGGTTGGACTTATATAAATAGCACCGGCAATGCAGGTATGGCTACGGCCGGCAGCGGAGATGTACTGACCGGCGTTATAGCAGCTATGGCGTGCCAATATCGGTGCTTTGATAAAGCTTCATATATTGGTGCATTTATACATGGGTTGGCGGGCGATAAAGCCGTTGAGAACAAAGGAATGCATGGATTGGTGGCCGGAGACATAATAGAAATGATACCGGCAGCCATAAAATACATTTATAACCATTGA
- a CDS encoding chemotaxis protein CheX — protein sequence MKAEYINPFLEAGHMVLSMVCGIEPKVGKIYLRTSPFSANDLIIIIGITGKIKGQVHFLLSKEDAKGIASYMMGGMEVKELDEIAVSAIGEIGNMVMGNTSTIYAQKGLQIDITPPTILTGDSIEISSKTPAISVPMDLDRFGSMEIVIAAIEQ from the coding sequence ATGAAAGCAGAATATATCAATCCGTTTTTAGAAGCAGGACATATGGTGTTGTCCATGGTTTGCGGCATTGAACCTAAAGTTGGGAAAATATATCTTAGGACCTCACCGTTTTCGGCAAATGATCTCATAATAATTATAGGTATAACCGGTAAGATAAAAGGCCAAGTACACTTTCTTCTATCTAAGGAGGATGCAAAGGGTATAGCATCTTATATGATGGGTGGTATGGAAGTAAAAGAATTAGATGAGATAGCTGTAAGCGCAATAGGGGAAATAGGCAATATGGTGATGGGCAATACCAGCACTATATATGCACAGAAAGGACTGCAAATAGACATAACGCCGCCTACTATACTGACGGGGGATAGCATCGAAATCTCCAGTAAAACGCCTGCTATATCCGTGCCAATGGATCTGGATCGCTTTGGAAGCATGGAGATAGTAATAGCTGCCATAGAACAATAG
- the smpB gene encoding SsrA-binding protein SmpB codes for MNDKGVKTVAQNKKARHDYFIEEVYEAGIALTGTEVKSIRMGKLNLKDSYAVVRDGEVWLLGMHISPYEKGNIFNVDPERARRLLLNRYEINKLIGYVQQKGYSLIPLEVYLKNGLVKIALAVAKGKKIYDKREAIAQRDAKLDIEKEFKERQRY; via the coding sequence ATGAACGATAAAGGCGTTAAAACAGTGGCTCAGAATAAAAAGGCCCGCCACGATTACTTCATAGAAGAAGTATATGAGGCTGGTATCGCACTGACAGGTACAGAGGTAAAGTCCATACGCATGGGCAAGCTCAATTTAAAGGATAGCTATGCCGTAGTGCGTGACGGTGAGGTATGGTTATTGGGGATGCATATAAGCCCATATGAAAAGGGTAATATATTTAACGTTGATCCTGAACGTGCCAGAAGGTTACTGTTAAATCGCTACGAGATAAATAAACTTATAGGATATGTGCAGCAAAAGGGTTATTCGCTTATACCTTTGGAAGTATATTTAAAAAATGGTCTGGTCAAAATAGCGTTGGCAGTGGCTAAGGGTAAAAAAATATACGACAAACGCGAGGCTATAGCACAACGCGACGCCAAGCTCGATATTGAGAAGGAGTTTAAAGAGCGTCAGCGTTATTGA
- the spoIVA gene encoding stage IV sporulation protein A yields the protein MESFDIYKDIAERTEGNIYIGMLGPVRTGKSTFVRRFMELLVLPNIENQHKRERAKDELPQSAAGRTIMTTEPKFVPSEAVEIAIKDVAKMKVRMVDGVGFLAKGALGHIENNAPRMVKTPWFDQPIPFEEAAEFGTRKVIEDATIGIMMTTDGSITELPRSSYIEAEEKSVDALKQAHKPFVIVLNTAKPGDQDTQKLRDALEEKYDTPVLVIDVLNMTVADIETILEKLLFEFPLTEVNIQMPKWLEALGEENWLISGIINRLRQHLDDIDTVRDAQKISLLFADMNDIEGIDLKDISLGQGRVLAQLLPKEGLFYKILSDECGYEINEDYQLIGLMKELTHAKREYDRIAKALADVREKGYGIVEPTLEEMTLEEPQIVKQGGRFGVRLRAEAPSIHMILANIETEVSPIVGTERQSEELVNYMLKEFENDPAKIWETNIFGKSLHDLVKEGLDNKLQRMPEDTRMKLQETLQRIINEGSGSLICIIL from the coding sequence ATGGAAAGTTTCGATATATATAAGGATATAGCAGAACGGACCGAGGGTAATATTTACATAGGCATGTTAGGGCCGGTGAGGACCGGCAAATCGACATTTGTAAGGCGCTTTATGGAACTATTGGTCTTGCCCAATATAGAAAATCAGCATAAAAGGGAACGGGCGAAGGATGAACTGCCGCAAAGTGCTGCCGGCAGGACAATAATGACCACCGAACCTAAATTTGTACCCAGCGAGGCTGTCGAGATAGCCATTAAAGATGTGGCCAAAATGAAAGTAAGAATGGTGGACGGCGTGGGATTTTTAGCAAAAGGAGCCTTGGGACATATAGAAAATAATGCTCCCAGGATGGTAAAGACGCCGTGGTTTGATCAGCCTATTCCGTTTGAGGAAGCAGCCGAATTTGGTACAAGGAAGGTTATAGAAGATGCTACTATAGGTATCATGATGACAACTGACGGCAGTATAACCGAGTTGCCGCGTTCCAGCTATATAGAAGCTGAAGAAAAATCAGTCGATGCTTTAAAGCAGGCGCATAAGCCGTTCGTGATCGTGCTTAATACAGCCAAACCTGGTGATCAGGATACGCAGAAACTGCGCGATGCGCTGGAAGAGAAGTACGATACGCCGGTATTGGTCATAGATGTGCTGAATATGACTGTGGCCGATATAGAGACAATATTAGAAAAGCTACTTTTTGAATTCCCGTTGACTGAGGTAAATATTCAGATGCCAAAATGGCTGGAGGCTTTGGGAGAAGAAAATTGGCTTATAAGCGGTATAATCAATAGGCTCAGGCAACATCTAGACGATATAGATACGGTGAGAGATGCCCAGAAAATTTCTTTATTGTTTGCCGATATGAACGATATAGAGGGCATTGATTTAAAAGATATATCTTTGGGTCAAGGCAGGGTTTTGGCCCAGTTATTGCCCAAGGAAGGTTTGTTCTATAAAATACTGAGCGATGAGTGCGGTTATGAGATAAATGAAGATTATCAGCTTATAGGGCTTATGAAAGAATTAACCCACGCAAAAAGGGAATATGACAGGATCGCTAAAGCCCTTGCAGACGTGCGCGAAAAGGGATACGGTATAGTAGAACCCACGTTAGAGGAAATGACGCTCGAGGAGCCTCAGATAGTAAAGCAAGGCGGCCGATTCGGTGTACGCTTAAGAGCCGAGGCTCCTTCCATACACATGATCTTGGCCAATATAGAAACTGAGGTATCGCCTATAGTGGGCACAGAAAGGCAGAGCGAAGAACTGGTCAATTATATGCTGAAAGAGTTCGAAAATGATCCGGCAAAGATATGGGAAACCAATATATTCGGCAAATCGCTGCACGATCTTGTCAAAGAAGGATTGGATAATAAATTGCAGCGTATGCCGGAGGATACGAGGATGAAACTCCAGGAAACATTACAACGTATCATAAACGAAGGCAGTGGCAGCCTGATATGCATAATATTGTAG
- the plsY gene encoding glycerol-3-phosphate 1-O-acyltransferase PlsY, translated as MGIVIAVIIGYLIGSISTALIVSQMLGHIDIRQYGSGNAGATNIARVLGKRAGAITLVFDFLKGVIAVLIGQWLGGQWGAVLAGMAAVAGHNWPIYFQFRGGKGVATTLGAALVISPLIGLLILLIAGVIILVTRYVSLGSIIASIAYPILVLIISPDPWLILFSIFTCIMIIARHNNNIKRLLSGSESKLGEKAKKV; from the coding sequence ATGGGGATAGTTATCGCTGTTATAATAGGTTATTTAATAGGCAGTATATCCACTGCGCTTATAGTCAGCCAAATGCTGGGCCATATTGATATCAGGCAATATGGCAGCGGTAATGCGGGCGCTACAAATATAGCCAGAGTGTTGGGTAAGCGGGCCGGTGCCATTACGCTGGTCTTCGATTTCTTAAAAGGTGTCATAGCTGTGCTTATAGGCCAATGGCTGGGCGGTCAGTGGGGAGCAGTATTGGCCGGTATGGCCGCTGTGGCTGGGCATAACTGGCCTATCTATTTTCAATTTCGCGGAGGTAAAGGTGTGGCCACCACGTTAGGGGCTGCACTTGTCATATCACCGCTTATAGGCTTGCTTATATTGCTTATAGCAGGTGTAATAATACTGGTTACGCGTTATGTTTCTCTCGGTTCGATTATAGCCTCTATAGCATACCCTATTTTAGTATTGATAATTAGCCCGGATCCGTGGCTTATACTGTTCTCCATATTTACGTGCATTATGATAATAGCCAGACATAACAACAATATAAAGCGCTTGTTGAGCGGCAGCGAATCTAAATTAGGAGAAAAGGCAAAAAAAGTGTAA
- the der gene encoding ribosome biogenesis GTPase Der: MDKATVAIIGRPNVGKSTLFNRLVGRRISIVDDTPGITRDRIYADVEWTGKIFSLVDTGGIDFSGKDSIVNQMIRQAQYAIDTADVILLVVDANEGMTSADEEVADILRRSNKSVLLVCNKVDNFNRKDLLYDFYKLGLGDPIPISAGNGLGIGDLLDKIVAHINVSVDIIDEETIRIAVIGKPNAGKSSIVNRLLGQERVIVSDQPGTTRDAIDVLIEHEGDRYILIDTAGLRRKAKINEAVERYSVSRALEAVQRSDVAALVIDAVEGVTEQDAKIAGFAHEKGKGLIVLLNKWDLIEKDNKTVSRYKQDIAEKLGFIGYAPVLFISAKTGQRMDKILPMVKYVFEQSSMRISTGVLNDVIREAVAISAPPSSKGRSLKIYYATQVAVRPPTFVLFVNDTELMHFSYERYLENYLRRNFGFEGTPIRIAVRARKE, translated from the coding sequence ATAGATAAGGCAACGGTAGCTATTATAGGGAGGCCAAATGTAGGCAAGTCAACGCTTTTTAACCGCTTAGTCGGTAGGCGTATTTCTATAGTAGACGATACGCCTGGCATTACCAGAGATAGAATATATGCCGATGTAGAATGGACAGGCAAGATATTTTCATTGGTCGATACAGGCGGGATAGATTTTTCCGGCAAGGATAGCATAGTAAATCAGATGATCCGACAGGCTCAATATGCGATTGATACCGCCGATGTGATTTTACTCGTAGTGGATGCCAATGAGGGAATGACGTCTGCTGATGAGGAGGTAGCCGATATATTGCGGCGGTCCAATAAATCAGTATTGCTTGTATGTAATAAGGTGGATAATTTCAACAGAAAGGACTTATTATACGATTTCTATAAATTGGGTTTAGGTGATCCTATACCTATATCTGCTGGTAATGGCCTCGGCATTGGGGATTTACTGGATAAAATAGTGGCGCATATAAATGTTTCGGTGGATATAATAGATGAGGAAACTATAAGGATAGCGGTCATAGGCAAACCAAATGCTGGCAAATCGTCTATAGTTAATCGGTTGTTAGGGCAGGAACGCGTTATAGTAAGCGACCAGCCTGGTACTACGCGTGATGCTATAGATGTACTTATCGAGCATGAGGGCGACAGATATATTTTAATAGATACGGCAGGGTTGAGAAGAAAGGCTAAAATAAATGAAGCGGTTGAAAGGTACAGCGTATCCAGAGCGCTTGAAGCCGTACAACGCAGTGACGTTGCCGCACTGGTTATAGATGCGGTAGAAGGTGTTACCGAACAAGATGCTAAAATAGCTGGTTTTGCTCACGAGAAGGGCAAGGGGCTTATTGTTTTGTTGAATAAATGGGATTTAATAGAAAAAGATAATAAGACTGTTAGCCGATACAAGCAGGATATAGCAGAAAAGTTAGGGTTTATAGGATATGCTCCGGTCCTTTTCATATCGGCAAAAACTGGCCAACGTATGGATAAAATACTTCCGATGGTTAAATATGTATTTGAGCAGAGCAGTATGAGAATATCTACTGGCGTACTAAATGATGTGATAAGGGAAGCGGTTGCTATATCTGCTCCTCCGTCCAGCAAAGGCCGTTCGCTCAAGATATACTATGCGACCCAAGTAGCTGTGAGGCCGCCGACTTTTGTGCTCTTTGTGAACGATACGGAACTCATGCATTTTTCATATGAACGCTATCTAGAGAATTACCTACGCCGCAATTTTGGGTTCGAGGGCACGCCTATAAGGATAGCTGTAAGAGCACGCAAAGAATAG
- a CDS encoding DUF512 domain-containing protein, with translation MKGHYIADVMEGSLAKLYDIKSGDVILTINGMPIEDVLDYRFLIADERVELEIKGKDGLVRNIIIEKDYDQDLGLVFDNPLMDKERVCRNRCIFCFVDQLPKGVRPTLKYKDDDWRLSFLDGNYITLTNLTEHDIDRITKMHISPLYVSIHAVDPKVRSFMLGIPETDNIMNILQRFKEHNIMVHGQMVLCPGINDGDVLDDSIKRLMELWPSLQSLAVVPVGLTEHRQKLYPLRMYEQHTAVSVLDQIEKWQSLCFDRLGTRWVFAADELYLIAQRHWPPYESYEDFPQLENGVGLLAMFEKQFYKGLEKYKIDTHTKVRLSVATGLSAADFMQELSHKLADDYGININVYPIKNNYFGKTVTVAGLVVGGDIIEQLRNVDLGDALLIPKCMLREGETVFLDDMTLDEVRQALNARIRVVDVDGEAFLREVMKYR, from the coding sequence GTGAAGGGTCATTATATAGCGGATGTGATGGAGGGTAGCCTGGCTAAATTATACGATATAAAGTCGGGAGATGTTATTTTAACTATAAATGGCATGCCTATAGAGGATGTGCTTGATTATCGCTTTCTCATAGCCGATGAGCGTGTTGAATTGGAGATAAAAGGGAAGGATGGCTTGGTAAGAAATATTATTATAGAAAAGGATTATGACCAGGACTTAGGCTTGGTATTTGATAATCCTCTTATGGATAAAGAGAGGGTGTGCCGAAATCGTTGCATATTCTGCTTTGTAGATCAATTGCCGAAAGGCGTTCGCCCGACATTAAAATATAAAGACGACGACTGGAGGTTATCATTTTTAGATGGTAATTACATTACCCTTACCAACCTTACCGAACACGATATAGACCGCATCACAAAGATGCATATAAGCCCGCTTTACGTGTCTATACATGCGGTAGATCCAAAGGTGCGCTCTTTTATGCTCGGCATACCGGAAACCGATAATATAATGAATATATTGCAACGCTTCAAAGAGCATAATATAATGGTGCATGGGCAGATGGTGCTATGCCCGGGCATAAACGATGGCGATGTCTTGGATGACAGCATAAAGCGACTTATGGAGCTGTGGCCGTCGCTTCAATCGCTTGCAGTTGTACCAGTGGGCCTCACCGAGCACAGGCAGAAGCTTTATCCTTTAAGAATGTATGAGCAGCATACTGCGGTGTCCGTATTGGATCAGATAGAGAAGTGGCAAAGCCTGTGCTTTGATAGATTGGGCACTCGCTGGGTCTTTGCGGCCGATGAACTTTATCTTATAGCGCAAAGGCATTGGCCGCCATATGAGTCATATGAAGACTTTCCTCAGTTGGAAAACGGCGTCGGATTGCTGGCAATGTTCGAAAAGCAATTTTATAAGGGCCTTGAAAAATATAAAATCGATACTCATACCAAAGTTCGTTTATCTGTGGCTACCGGTTTATCAGCGGCCGATTTTATGCAAGAACTTAGCCATAAGTTGGCCGACGATTATGGTATAAATATTAATGTTTATCCCATAAAAAATAATTATTTTGGCAAGACGGTCACAGTAGCCGGATTGGTGGTAGGTGGGGATATAATAGAACAATTGAGAAACGTGGATTTGGGAGATGCCTTATTGATACCTAAATGTATGTTACGGGAAGGAGAAACTGTATTTTTAGACGATATGACGTTAGACGAAGTCCGGCAAGCACTAAATGCGCGCATACGGGTGGTAGATGTCGATGGAGAAGCATTTTTAAGAGAGGTGATGAAATATAGATAA